One genomic region from Prochlorococcus marinus CUG1433 encodes:
- a CDS encoding cofactor assembly of complex C subunit B, producing the protein MGFNGKSLILVGAILFIFQIANFISIETITPELERAQVLAAIASLIIILIGFLFKQFEPLAGEKADLKGENKFIFDQNIPGEVIDELAWGSEAILTSTAAATILIHNDGTNILRRGITSNNDFQPGETCLRSIKDMKLISLANTKFYPGKDEFFNFCANIPSILVVPINNKSFILIGGWSAKCFTKSDEKWINNWSKKINNIFSKNNI; encoded by the coding sequence ATGGGATTTAATGGGAAATCATTAATATTAGTTGGTGCAATACTCTTTATTTTTCAGATAGCAAATTTCATTTCAATAGAAACAATTACTCCTGAGCTTGAAAGAGCACAAGTATTAGCTGCAATAGCTTCATTAATTATTATTTTAATAGGTTTTTTATTTAAACAATTCGAACCGTTAGCTGGTGAAAAAGCAGATTTAAAAGGAGAAAATAAGTTTATTTTCGATCAAAACATTCCTGGTGAAGTTATTGATGAACTTGCATGGGGTTCTGAAGCGATATTAACTTCGACAGCCGCAGCAACTATATTAATCCACAATGATGGCACGAATATATTGAGAAGAGGAATTACTTCAAATAATGATTTTCAACCTGGGGAAACTTGTCTGAGATCTATTAAAGATATGAAATTAATATCTTTGGCAAACACGAAATTTTACCCAGGAAAAGATGAATTTTTTAATTTTTGTGCCAACATTCCATCTATCTTAGTTGTACCTATAAATAATAAGTCTTTTATATTGATAGGAGGCTGGAGTGCTAAGTGTTTTACAAAGTCTGACGAAAAATGGATAAATAACTGGTCGAAAAAAATTAATAATATTTTTTCAAAAAATAATATTTAA
- the lptC gene encoding LPS export ABC transporter periplasmic protein LptC, with product MLGCAPNVIDENKVIQKIDTLDMNIFSKSGDKIYSITSPNSSYDNIELKFELKKPIINIFNGGKTKYIISSEKSTLTNNNKILNLKGNVKLKTLKKDEDILYADNFIWNIEKSNYLLMGNIRFENQNIILNSEKAILGSDNIIEFFNPVKYVIKDENNDNKYEINSENAYYNLNTESVSFKANDKRVKSIIYF from the coding sequence ATTCTTGGCTGTGCACCAAATGTAATTGATGAAAATAAAGTAATACAAAAAATAGATACTTTAGATATGAATATTTTCTCTAAAAGTGGAGATAAAATTTATTCAATTACCAGTCCAAATTCAAGTTATGACAATATTGAATTAAAATTTGAATTAAAAAAACCCATCATTAATATTTTCAATGGGGGGAAAACTAAATATATTATTAGTTCTGAAAAATCTACATTAACAAACAACAATAAAATCCTTAATTTAAAAGGGAATGTCAAATTAAAAACCCTTAAAAAAGATGAGGATATCTTATATGCTGATAATTTTATTTGGAATATAGAAAAGAGTAACTATCTATTAATGGGCAATATAAGATTTGAAAATCAAAATATTATTTTAAATTCAGAAAAAGCCATATTGGGTTCAGATAATATAATTGAATTTTTCAATCCAGTAAAGTATGTAATCAAGGATGAAAATAATGATAATAAGTATGAAATAAATTCAGAAAATGCTTACTATAATTTAAATACTGAATCAGTAAGTTTCAAAGCAAATGATAAAAGAGTTAAGTCTATAATTTATTTTTAA
- a CDS encoding methionine--tRNA ligase, with product MTFVITTPLYYVNDKPHLGSVYTTIICDSIARYKRLVGEDVMFITGVDEHGLKIQRTAIEKGIEPKSHCDEVSEIFNINWNNWNISFDKFIRTSSKKHEFVVNEFYERVKASDDIYMGVQKGWYCVGCEEFKDNPENSATYKCPIHQKNLEWKNEENLFFRLSKYQKEIEKIINEPSFIEPIERKNEIANFVSRGLKDFSISRTNVSWGIPVPGHDNHTFYVWFDALLGYVSAISSDATDYSLEKSINGGWPADIHLIGKDILRFHAVYWPAMLISANMKVPKKVYGHGFLTREGQKMGKSLGNVLDPDLLLSKYGNDPVRWYLIKDISLGNDGDFQDKRFVDIINNDLANTIGNLLNRTSSMSRKWFDNKVPNNEKILSKNKLESYAKIAVEKYIHNFDIYKLDLAANEVLSLANNTNLYLNDNQPWLLIKEKDNLPLVKEIIYNVLESTRIIGLLLLPLLPELSKKINYQLGSIYSEEIPWKKQLSWGLLVSNSILPKPTPIINKLEYEQHL from the coding sequence ATGACTTTTGTCATTACTACACCTTTATACTATGTTAATGATAAACCTCATTTAGGAAGTGTATATACAACAATAATTTGTGACTCAATAGCTAGGTATAAAAGGCTGGTAGGTGAAGATGTTATGTTCATCACAGGTGTTGATGAACATGGCTTAAAGATACAAAGAACAGCTATTGAAAAGGGTATTGAGCCAAAATCACATTGTGATGAGGTCTCAGAAATCTTTAATATTAATTGGAATAATTGGAATATATCCTTTGATAAATTTATAAGGACAAGCTCAAAAAAACATGAATTTGTTGTTAATGAATTTTATGAAAGAGTAAAAGCATCAGATGATATCTATATGGGAGTTCAAAAAGGTTGGTATTGTGTCGGTTGCGAAGAATTTAAAGATAATCCAGAAAACTCAGCAACATATAAGTGTCCCATTCATCAAAAAAATCTTGAATGGAAAAATGAAGAGAATCTCTTCTTTAGACTTTCAAAATATCAAAAAGAAATTGAGAAAATAATTAACGAACCTTCTTTTATAGAGCCAATAGAAAGAAAGAATGAAATTGCAAATTTTGTTTCTAGAGGTTTAAAGGATTTTTCAATTTCAAGAACAAATGTCTCATGGGGAATTCCTGTACCAGGTCACGATAACCATACCTTTTATGTATGGTTTGATGCTTTACTTGGATATGTGAGTGCCATTAGCTCTGATGCGACAGATTATTCATTGGAAAAATCAATTAATGGTGGATGGCCCGCTGACATTCATTTAATTGGTAAAGATATACTTAGATTCCACGCTGTGTATTGGCCTGCAATGCTCATTTCTGCAAATATGAAAGTTCCTAAAAAAGTTTATGGGCATGGATTTCTTACTAGAGAAGGCCAAAAAATGGGCAAAAGCTTGGGAAATGTACTCGACCCTGACTTATTGCTTTCCAAATATGGAAATGATCCTGTAAGGTGGTATCTCATTAAGGACATATCACTAGGAAATGATGGAGATTTCCAAGACAAAAGATTTGTTGACATTATCAACAATGACTTAGCTAATACAATTGGTAATTTATTAAATAGAACATCATCTATGTCTAGAAAATGGTTTGATAATAAAGTGCCAAATAATGAAAAAATATTAAGTAAAAATAAATTAGAGAGTTATGCAAAAATTGCAGTTGAAAAATATATTCATAACTTTGATATATACAAATTAGATCTAGCAGCTAATGAAGTGCTCAGCCTTGCAAATAATACAAATTTGTATTTGAATGATAATCAGCCTTGGTTGCTAATAAAAGAAAAAGATAATCTCCCATTAGTTAAAGAAATTATTTATAACGTATTAGAAAGTACTCGAATAATAGGATTACTATTACTACCTTTATTGCCCGAATTATCTAAAAAAATTAATTATCAACTTGGTTCTATATACAGTGAAGAAATTCCCTGGAAAAAACAATTAAGTTGGGGATTATTAGTTAGCAATTCAATTCTTCCTAAACCCACTCCAATCATAAATAAACTGGAGTATGAGCAACATTTATAG
- a CDS encoding RNB domain-containing ribonuclease — protein sequence MKDLTNLKTYIIDSDDPHEVDDAISLEIKEGNKKHLWIHISNPCKLFLHDSHVDLNARKRNSSLYLIDQYIPMLPKDILEKANLAQNKVSETISAAIEFNDDGSISKYEIAEAIIKPKYQLTYEDANEILELEPKEEIELIEIKNLLEKSITFRKKQGAIIFESANNKIKLYEDRIILTKLEKTLSQIIVAESMILMGYVTSLFINKYNLAAAFRIQKLNCNPSEILNKYIDSEIKYILLKQYMGKSYITTKQGTHESLGLKMYLQCTSPLRRYLDLIIQRQVYNKLNNYEPLSISTISKIIEYSKSRQIENNNIFKNDKLKYLKLFFQNEKKPFFKIIFVKWINHKKNIALVYFKDYSLEVLITLFVSIEIYSNKIYKVKYINNDNNLLEFIY from the coding sequence TTGAAAGATTTAACTAATTTAAAAACATATATTATTGACTCTGATGATCCACATGAAGTTGATGATGCCATTTCCTTAGAGATAAAAGAAGGAAATAAAAAACATTTATGGATACATATTAGTAATCCATGCAAACTCTTTTTGCATGACTCTCATGTTGATTTAAATGCAAGAAAGAGAAATAGCAGTTTATATTTAATTGATCAATATATCCCAATGCTTCCTAAAGATATTCTTGAAAAGGCAAATCTAGCTCAAAATAAAGTTTCAGAAACTATTAGCGCAGCAATAGAATTCAATGACGATGGATCAATAAGTAAATATGAAATAGCTGAAGCGATAATAAAACCAAAATATCAATTAACATATGAAGATGCAAATGAAATATTAGAATTAGAACCTAAAGAAGAAATAGAATTAATTGAGATTAAAAATTTATTAGAAAAAAGTATTACATTCAGAAAAAAACAAGGAGCAATTATTTTTGAAAGTGCTAATAATAAAATTAAATTATATGAGGATAGGATTATACTAACTAAATTAGAGAAAACATTATCACAAATTATAGTTGCAGAATCAATGATATTAATGGGTTATGTAACAAGTTTATTTATAAATAAATATAATTTAGCGGCTGCATTTAGGATTCAGAAATTAAACTGCAATCCATCAGAAATACTTAATAAATATATAGATAGTGAAATTAAATATATATTACTAAAACAATATATGGGGAAAAGTTATATAACAACTAAACAAGGAACCCATGAATCATTGGGCCTAAAAATGTATCTACAATGTACTTCACCATTAAGAAGATACCTAGATCTAATTATACAAAGACAAGTATATAATAAACTCAACAATTATGAACCTCTTAGTATATCAACGATATCAAAGATTATAGAATATTCAAAAAGTAGACAAATAGAGAATAATAATATTTTTAAAAATGATAAACTTAAGTATTTAAAATTATTTTTTCAAAATGAAAAAAAACCTTTTTTTAAAATAATATTTGTTAAGTGGATTAATCATAAAAAAAATATAGCTTTGGTTTATTTTAAAGATTATTCACTAGAAGTACTTATTACTCTTTTTGTATCAATAGAAATATATAGTAATAAAATATATAAAGTTAAATATATTAATAATGATAATAATCTTTTAGAGTTTATTTATTAA
- a CDS encoding 30S ribosomal protein S18, producing MPNSIFKKQLSPIKPGDPIDYKDVELLKKFITERGKILPRRMTGLTSKQQRDLTLAVKRARIVALLPFVNPEG from the coding sequence ATGCCTAATTCAATTTTTAAAAAACAATTATCACCTATCAAACCTGGAGATCCTATTGATTATAAGGATGTAGAATTACTAAAAAAATTCATAACTGAGAGGGGAAAAATACTCCCAAGAAGGATGACAGGTTTAACTTCTAAGCAACAAAGAGATCTTACATTAGCTGTAAAAAGAGCCAGAATTGTAGCTCTTTTACCCTTCGTAAATCCTGAAGGATAG
- the rpmG gene encoding 50S ribosomal protein L33, whose protein sequence is MAKKGTRVVVTLECTEARTSTDPKRSNGVSRYTTEKNRRNTTERLELKKFNPHLNRMTIHKEIK, encoded by the coding sequence ATGGCCAAAAAAGGGACAAGAGTTGTAGTGACCCTGGAATGTACTGAAGCTAGGACAAGCACAGATCCTAAGAGATCAAATGGTGTCTCAAGATATACTACTGAAAAGAATCGTAGAAATACAACTGAAAGATTAGAACTAAAAAAGTTTAATCCTCATTTAAACAGAATGACAATTCACAAGGAAATTAAGTAA
- a CDS encoding phenylalanine--tRNA ligase subunit beta, translated as MKVSQNWLKNLVEITSTPEDLSEKLSIGGFEVESLEDCSENVNGVVLGKVLSVLKHEGSDKLSICQVDIGTSKNLQIICGACNIKPNIYVYVATVGAKLNAVDLTIKRSEIRGVMSEGMICSLQELGLEESSEGINIIDEDLALKHELGTPASDLLQLNDFIYDLAITANRPDGMSVIGIAREISALLESTLNFPELNHKYSINLLKGINLCTEAIESDCIYTISCIDGVSGEELSPNWLKDRIEKSGIKSINLLVDLTNYILLEQGQPLHAFDKDKLSNLIGKEVSPDDFSVRKGRVNESLICLDGKEYDLNENITVITCCDKPVAIAGVIGGLETSVNNTTSSIYLEGAVFNPVTIRKSSKAVGIRTESSSRYEKGISSKNTISAVTRAINLLEEYFSINSPIINTSNLISNEDIFIKLRRNRIHKILGPLIINDQFEKRNLADNEIVDKLTLIGCTLKSKEYGWDVAVIPNRSHDLIREIDLIEEIARLIGYDRFDLNLPNPIKPGKLTSEQLALRKVKNGFIENGFNEVLSYSLVPEDNEKLIRISNPLLLETSCLRDNIWKEHLEIVNRNIKAGQASCYIFEIGNIFQKKTQFIQEEVLNGAIYGNKKFGKWINSGKDNDLNYYQARGKLKEALSSLDIKIEDKPTDSIDFLHPGRTTKLVIEGKDAGYFGEIHPRLILEKKSLKKVYLFSLNVSNLLRASTRKNKWIPIYKQYPIVPKMERDINFVFSKKFLVSEITSQIRKTGKNLLEDVSLIDVFEDTKFGDDHISYTFRLSYRDKDKTLLDSDISSIHSNIISNVEKSFNTKLRN; from the coding sequence ATGAAAGTTTCTCAAAATTGGTTGAAAAATTTAGTAGAAATTACTTCTACTCCTGAAGATCTCTCTGAGAAATTGTCTATTGGTGGATTTGAGGTTGAATCATTAGAAGATTGTTCAGAAAATGTAAATGGTGTTGTTTTAGGTAAGGTATTATCTGTTTTAAAACATGAAGGATCGGACAAACTTTCAATTTGCCAAGTTGATATTGGTACTTCAAAGAATTTACAAATTATCTGTGGTGCGTGCAATATTAAACCAAATATTTATGTTTATGTTGCTACTGTTGGCGCGAAATTAAACGCAGTTGATTTAACTATTAAAAGAAGTGAAATTAGAGGAGTCATGAGTGAAGGAATGATATGTTCATTGCAGGAACTGGGTTTAGAGGAGTCTAGCGAAGGTATAAACATCATTGATGAAGATTTAGCCTTAAAACATGAATTGGGCACTCCAGCGTCTGACTTGCTTCAATTAAATGATTTTATATATGATTTAGCCATTACAGCTAATAGACCTGACGGAATGTCTGTTATTGGTATAGCCCGTGAAATTTCTGCCCTTTTAGAATCAACCTTAAATTTTCCAGAATTAAACCATAAATACAGTATTAATTTACTTAAGGGAATAAATCTTTGTACAGAGGCTATAGAATCTGATTGCATTTATACAATAAGCTGTATTGATGGAGTAAGTGGAGAAGAATTATCGCCAAATTGGCTTAAAGACCGTATAGAAAAATCAGGTATAAAGTCTATTAATCTTCTAGTTGATTTGACAAATTATATTCTTTTAGAACAAGGTCAACCTTTGCATGCGTTTGATAAAGATAAGCTATCAAACTTAATTGGCAAGGAAGTTTCTCCAGACGATTTCTCTGTAAGAAAAGGAAGGGTTAATGAAAGCCTTATTTGTTTAGATGGTAAAGAATATGACTTAAATGAAAATATCACAGTTATTACTTGTTGTGATAAACCTGTAGCAATTGCTGGGGTGATAGGCGGTTTAGAGACTTCTGTAAATAATACTACCTCATCTATTTACCTTGAAGGCGCTGTTTTTAATCCAGTTACTATAAGAAAATCTTCAAAGGCGGTAGGCATAAGAACAGAATCTAGCAGCAGGTACGAAAAAGGGATTTCATCAAAAAATACAATAAGTGCAGTAACAAGGGCAATTAATCTTTTAGAAGAATATTTTTCTATTAATTCACCGATCATCAATACTTCCAATTTAATAAGTAATGAGGATATATTTATTAAACTAAGGAGAAATCGAATACATAAAATTCTTGGTCCATTAATAATTAACGATCAATTTGAAAAAAGAAATTTAGCTGATAATGAAATAGTTGATAAATTAACACTAATAGGTTGTACTTTAAAGAGTAAAGAGTATGGCTGGGATGTAGCAGTAATTCCAAATAGATCACATGATTTAATACGAGAAATAGATTTAATTGAAGAAATAGCGAGATTAATAGGGTATGACAGATTCGACTTAAACCTTCCTAATCCAATTAAGCCTGGAAAATTAACCTCAGAGCAATTGGCATTGAGAAAAGTAAAAAATGGTTTTATAGAAAATGGATTTAACGAGGTACTAAGCTACTCTCTTGTTCCGGAAGATAATGAAAAACTTATAAGGATTTCTAATCCTTTGTTGTTAGAAACAAGTTGTCTTAGAGATAATATCTGGAAAGAACATTTGGAGATCGTGAATCGTAATATAAAAGCTGGACAAGCAAGTTGTTATATATTTGAAATTGGAAATATTTTTCAAAAGAAAACTCAGTTTATTCAAGAAGAAGTTTTGAATGGTGCGATTTATGGAAATAAAAAATTTGGGAAATGGATAAATTCGGGTAAGGATAACGATCTTAATTATTACCAGGCAAGAGGAAAGTTAAAGGAGGCTTTATCATCTTTGGACATAAAAATTGAAGATAAACCTACTGATTCAATTGATTTTCTTCATCCAGGAAGAACAACGAAATTAGTTATTGAAGGGAAAGATGCAGGTTATTTTGGTGAAATTCATCCTAGACTAATATTAGAAAAGAAATCATTAAAAAAAGTTTATTTATTTAGCCTCAATGTTTCTAACCTCTTGAGAGCTAGTACAAGAAAAAATAAATGGATTCCAATATATAAGCAATATCCAATTGTTCCGAAAATGGAAAGGGATATAAATTTTGTTTTCAGCAAGAAATTTTTAGTTAGCGAGATAACATCACAAATTAGAAAAACAGGAAAAAATCTCTTAGAGGATGTAAGCTTAATTGATGTTTTTGAAGATACTAAATTTGGAGATGATCATATAAGTTATACATTTAGATTATCTTATAGAGATAAAGATAAAACATTACTGGACTCGGACATTTCATCAATACATTCAAATATCATTTCTAATGTTGAAAAAAGTTTTAATACTAAATTAAGGAATTAG
- a CDS encoding molecular chaperone DnaJ, with amino-acid sequence MNIPENSKTKRISIDLPEELISRFDQLRKEWGFRARGPVIEKILKELLKDDDLLPKNQQQEIDFNENKNNDNLNMDEDTALVLIKSDLKKEINEISLNKKFTNNNQYNEKANSNISLPNFVEKKVKNLRRSINSEKLKGNINDIQINTIKETELIKCRIGLISHWKTLYGSVPNDHVVEASMDWFERDIWPNLDGTENLPFTWSAANKLMSELCPFWIKKNPSLEIVLLMIGVLEDPFATSDLINRIPTLMRRFVSRFKRNNRSNSFETLDSTMTVHGALKLLNLSTSAGSAHSFRKIREAYKSIALETHPDAGGSTDQMRKLNEAYQLLKNLYRN; translated from the coding sequence TTGAATATTCCTGAAAATTCAAAAACAAAGAGAATTTCAATTGATTTACCTGAGGAACTAATTTCCAGGTTTGATCAATTACGAAAAGAGTGGGGATTTAGAGCAAGAGGACCTGTAATAGAAAAGATACTTAAAGAACTTCTTAAAGATGATGATTTATTACCTAAGAACCAACAGCAAGAAATAGACTTTAACGAGAATAAGAATAATGATAATTTAAATATGGATGAAGATACTGCATTGGTATTAATTAAATCAGACTTAAAAAAAGAAATTAATGAGATATCTTTGAATAAAAAATTTACAAATAACAATCAATATAATGAAAAAGCCAATTCAAACATAAGCCTTCCCAATTTTGTTGAAAAAAAAGTTAAGAATCTAAGAAGAAGTATTAATAGTGAAAAATTAAAGGGGAATATTAATGATATTCAAATTAATACAATTAAAGAAACTGAATTAATAAAATGTCGAATTGGGTTAATTAGTCATTGGAAAACCTTATATGGATCAGTTCCTAATGATCATGTAGTAGAAGCTTCGATGGATTGGTTTGAAAGGGATATATGGCCAAATCTTGATGGAACTGAAAATCTACCCTTTACTTGGAGTGCAGCCAATAAATTAATGTCAGAATTATGCCCATTTTGGATAAAGAAAAATCCATCCCTTGAAATTGTTTTATTAATGATTGGCGTTTTAGAAGACCCTTTTGCTACATCAGATCTGATAAATAGAATACCAACACTTATGAGAAGGTTTGTAAGTAGATTTAAGCGAAATAATAGATCAAATTCATTTGAAACTTTAGACTCAACAATGACAGTACATGGAGCACTTAAATTATTGAATTTATCAACATCCGCAGGATCCGCTCATTCGTTCCGTAAAATTAGGGAGGCCTATAAATCAATAGCCTTAGAGACGCATCCAGATGCTGGAGGATCAACAGATCAAATGAGAAAATTAAATGAAGCATATCAATTGCTTAAAAATCTATACAGAAATTAG
- a CDS encoding ATP adenylyltransferase, translating to MSLEIYWKKALEQTRLSIDDESLYPLKTDIITRDLYEKDDFIIRKLDTSKFNKKKFYGPKQNPFCPWEKILEIDKIGDNHQLILNKYPVQKGHILLITNEWKPQNGWLDIKDWRAIQQVNNDTSGLWFFNSSPIAGASQPHRHFQLLRRSKGEISCPREKWFLEMNSYQDQDSKLKKNIIVSKFNFLENPSCLFEFYLELSKKLGLGDPIRDKKPIYPYNILITNKWIAIIKRKSDHIHGFSINGLGFAGYLLVTENSNINYLKKFGPEKLLESFV from the coding sequence ATGAGTTTAGAAATATATTGGAAAAAAGCACTAGAACAAACTCGATTATCAATTGATGATGAATCATTATATCCTCTCAAAACTGATATTATTACAAGAGATTTATATGAAAAAGACGACTTCATAATTAGGAAACTCGATACTTCAAAATTTAATAAAAAAAAATTTTATGGTCCTAAGCAAAATCCATTTTGTCCTTGGGAAAAGATACTAGAAATTGATAAAATTGGTGATAATCATCAACTAATATTAAATAAGTACCCTGTACAAAAAGGTCATATTCTACTTATTACAAATGAATGGAAACCTCAAAATGGATGGTTAGATATTAAAGATTGGAGAGCGATCCAACAAGTTAATAATGATACTAGTGGATTATGGTTTTTCAATAGTTCTCCAATTGCGGGAGCAAGTCAACCTCACAGGCATTTTCAACTTCTGCGTAGATCCAAAGGTGAGATATCATGCCCTAGAGAAAAGTGGTTTTTAGAGATGAACTCATATCAAGATCAAGATAGTAAGCTTAAAAAAAATATTATTGTATCCAAATTTAATTTTTTAGAAAATCCATCATGTCTTTTTGAATTTTACTTAGAATTATCCAAGAAATTAGGACTTGGGGACCCTATTAGAGATAAGAAACCGATATATCCTTACAATATTTTAATAACTAATAAATGGATCGCTATTATTAAAAGAAAAAGTGATCATATTCATGGTTTTAGTATTAACGGTTTAGGATTTGCAGGTTATTTATTAGTTACTGAAAATTCAAATATTAATTATTTAAAGAAATTTGGCCCTGAAAAACTTCTAGAAAGTTTTGTTTAA
- a CDS encoding DUF2237 domain-containing protein produces MTINNQNQLNVLGEEIEVCSCSPMTGWFRDGFCNYDKNDGGNHSICCVMDDNFLKYSKSQGNDLITPMPIYSFPGLKDGDHWCICLDRWKQALLDGLAPKVILESTNIVVLESVPLEKLKEYQFNKK; encoded by the coding sequence ATGACTATAAATAATCAAAATCAGTTAAATGTCCTTGGAGAAGAAATTGAGGTTTGTAGTTGCTCACCTATGACAGGGTGGTTCAGGGATGGATTTTGCAACTATGACAAAAATGATGGAGGGAATCATTCAATATGTTGTGTAATGGATGATAATTTCCTGAAATATAGTAAATCACAAGGTAATGATTTAATAACTCCCATGCCTATTTATTCTTTCCCAGGACTAAAGGATGGTGATCATTGGTGTATTTGCCTTGATAGGTGGAAGCAAGCATTATTAGACGGTCTTGCACCAAAAGTTATATTAGAATCAACGAATATTGTAGTCTTAGAATCAGTACCTCTGGAAAAATTGAAAGAATATCAATTTAATAAAAAGTAA